In Massilistercora timonensis, the following are encoded in one genomic region:
- a CDS encoding transporter substrate-binding domain-containing protein, with protein MKKTMKKKLISVLLCTAVAASLAAGCSAGNGSDPQEAESGETSEEKVIRVACEATTPGWIQTDEDGNLSGYDYDVWTEIGERTGYEIDYQVMEWDGMWTMLDTGRIDSVGEQISSTPDREEKYNLTSPYAYNIYCLLSRADNEDLQTMEDLKDGLTISCETNTSDELIVAAIEEEYGIILEPTYYDGMSVQEVALGRCDLWPRAETSCLTTIKEVDNLQILGKTNVLETNVYPFAKTDRGEELCQIVSEALEEMHEDGTLSELSQKWFDMDISEKPEGAEALQ; from the coding sequence ATGAAAAAGACAATGAAAAAGAAACTTATTAGCGTACTATTATGCACAGCAGTAGCGGCATCACTTGCAGCCGGATGTTCTGCGGGAAATGGTTCTGATCCACAGGAAGCAGAATCCGGGGAGACTTCAGAAGAGAAAGTCATCCGTGTTGCCTGTGAGGCGACAACTCCGGGATGGATTCAGACAGATGAAGATGGAAATCTGTCAGGGTACGATTATGACGTGTGGACAGAGATTGGCGAACGTACAGGCTATGAAATTGACTATCAGGTTATGGAATGGGACGGAATGTGGACTATGCTGGATACAGGAAGAATCGATTCTGTAGGTGAGCAGATCTCATCTACTCCTGACCGGGAAGAAAAATATAATCTTACATCTCCGTATGCATATAATATTTATTGTCTATTGTCCAGAGCAGATAATGAAGATCTGCAGACAATGGAAGATCTGAAGGACGGTTTGACGATTTCTTGTGAGACGAATACCAGCGATGAATTGATTGTTGCGGCAATTGAAGAAGAGTATGGTATTATTTTAGAGCCTACCTATTATGATGGAATGTCTGTTCAGGAAGTGGCATTGGGACGCTGTGATCTGTGGCCGCGCGCGGAAACTTCCTGCCTGACAACAATTAAAGAAGTAGATAATCTTCAGATTTTAGGAAAAACCAATGTTTTAGAGACAAACGTATATCCATTTGCGAAAACAGACCGAGGGGAAGAATTATGTCAGATAGTATCAGAGGCATTGGAAGAAATGCATGAAGACGGAACTTTATCTGAACTCTCCCAAAAATGGTTTGATATGGATATTTCCGAAAAACCAGAGGGCGCAGAAGCTTTACAGTAA
- a CDS encoding recombinase family protein — protein MLKQQTKLRVRLYARLSKDDGDADKESNSITNQLQMLRYNAKEKGFEVIGEYVDDGYSGTTFNRPDLNRMIKDAMDDPEPSGIMVKDMSRFGRNNAMFMYYVEEIFPNNDILFIALNDDVDTRFDENEMMPFKSIMNEYYARDTSKKIRSVKKTTALSGGFCGSFAPYGYVVDPENKRKLLVDPDTAPIVKRIFELSKQGNSVHQIARTLCEDGVLIPRAYRAMKNGTLETSTGFKFPTDWVAKNVKMILENQVYLGHMVSHKTQTKSFKNKKPVAVPKEEWIIVRNTHEAIIDEETFELVQKFISVKKQPNKTGRPNIFVGLVKCPDCGRNMAFSNPNGREPRFRCRTYVRNSNLCTTHAISYEALQQIVMSDIQKHIKNMEALGDQFIQEMHELSEKGGSKKIKQFEKDLEVAEKRIAEIDSVIMKLFEQNALGKISDERFEKMSSAYESEQKELAQKRDELRTKIRAEEKKTQSTNQFLETIRKYETVTELNRSMLVELIDSIYVYQAEGTGKDRKQRVEINYRFLAGSQCGIA, from the coding sequence ATGTTAAAACAGCAGACAAAACTAAGAGTTAGATTATATGCACGTTTATCGAAAGACGATGGGGATGCGGATAAGGAAAGCAACAGCATTACCAATCAGTTGCAGATGTTAAGGTACAATGCTAAGGAAAAAGGATTTGAAGTGATAGGCGAATATGTGGACGATGGTTATTCTGGAACCACCTTCAACCGGCCGGATCTGAACCGTATGATTAAAGATGCTATGGACGATCCGGAACCGAGCGGTATCATGGTAAAGGATATGTCACGTTTTGGACGTAACAATGCCATGTTCATGTATTATGTGGAAGAAATCTTTCCTAATAATGATATTTTGTTTATTGCTTTGAATGATGATGTCGATACAAGATTTGATGAAAACGAGATGATGCCGTTTAAATCTATTATGAATGAGTATTATGCTCGTGATACATCAAAGAAAATCCGAAGCGTAAAAAAGACAACAGCATTGAGTGGTGGGTTCTGCGGTTCATTTGCACCTTATGGTTATGTGGTGGACCCAGAGAACAAAAGAAAGCTATTGGTTGATCCTGATACAGCACCTATTGTCAAACGAATTTTTGAATTATCGAAACAGGGCAACAGCGTTCATCAGATTGCGAGAACCTTGTGCGAGGATGGTGTTCTGATTCCGAGAGCATACAGGGCAATGAAGAACGGCACTCTGGAAACAAGTACAGGATTTAAGTTTCCAACGGATTGGGTAGCAAAGAATGTGAAGATGATTTTGGAGAATCAAGTGTACCTGGGACATATGGTTTCTCATAAGACACAGACCAAATCATTTAAGAATAAGAAGCCGGTTGCAGTTCCGAAAGAAGAATGGATCATAGTACGGAACACCCACGAAGCGATCATTGATGAAGAAACCTTTGAACTGGTGCAGAAATTCATCAGTGTAAAAAAACAGCCGAATAAAACAGGACGTCCTAATATATTTGTGGGTCTTGTGAAATGCCCGGATTGTGGTCGCAACATGGCGTTTTCTAATCCAAATGGAAGGGAGCCTCGCTTTCGCTGCAGAACTTATGTAAGGAATAGCAATCTTTGTACAACCCATGCCATTTCTTATGAGGCGTTGCAACAGATTGTTATGAGTGATATTCAAAAGCATATTAAGAATATGGAAGCCTTAGGAGATCAGTTTATACAGGAAATGCACGAATTGAGCGAAAAAGGCGGCAGTAAGAAAATCAAACAGTTCGAGAAAGACTTGGAAGTAGCAGAAAAACGGATTGCAGAAATTGATAGTGTGATTATGAAGCTCTTTGAGCAGAATGCACTCGGTAAGATTTCTGATGAACGCTTTGAAAAGATGTCCTCAGCTTATGAAAGTGAGCAGAAAGAACTTGCTCAAAAAAGAGACGAATTAAGAACTAAAATCAGAGCGGAAGAAAAGAAAACACAGAGTACCAATCAATTTTTGGAAACAATTCGTAAGTATGAAACAGTAACAGAACTGAACCGTTCTATGCTGGTGGAGCTGATTGATAGTATTTATGTATATCAGGCAGAGGGAACCGGCAAAGATCGTAAGCAAAGAGTGGAAATTAACTATCGTTTTCTTGCGGGGTCTCAATGTGGTATCGCCTGA
- a CDS encoding FtsX-like permease family protein, which produces MTWPFENDTSAITKKLAKKSLQSEKRRNLMVVIAVALAAFLICFTGIVSTSLTQMQRNQVVDTYEAVWLGVEENDIETLKGLPEFERVGGYYMLGEELSEQGYHASYVYCDTQMMEITKAQMELLEGRVPEKANEIVVSKYFLSTYGNNAKIGDTVTLDTESFHGDYVVTGIMNSVNEKEANTCAIILSKAALTEWNGFDPAGYRAYVHFKNSDQLGEELMTSYCREIAEEYQLPMPKMNSKYFAYASKSFDFALMAGVIAIVLIGGYIVIQSIFRISINDKIRSYGQLRTIGATQKQIKRIVKNEGRKLGSIGILIGTVLGVCTGFLLFSKGFNAVSYVATVILTLISSWLMVSVSIRKPVKIAAGISPIEAVRFTPAQKDIRSRKKNIKLNPISMGIANFKRDRKKTIAIIASLSLGGIILLVVSSIVLLRSPEALARRFFPDGDYKIYLDSEMTEEKVMAAGNPLNEELKQEILSIDGVTDIIPSRQSLHATYKTEIHQAGGMCDMLTDQNYAAVEAALTEGTMPTDSRSIVIDYNVLKQNEDMGVGSTVDFYFGEGQSPISVTISGLYNPGKVYSGHGRMHLDGAILFAPEALFHELHPEITSFDYSWSIVNDPKKTDYVGAELKNIVASHSNIALDEINTVIEYEEMTNSFAFGSMEILSWLVFLFGVINLINTTLSNQIARKQENSVLRSIGLTQKQLCKMNICEGLCYAFFATLATLIVGLPASIFACRKMSVGAFAGNVVPYQFPVLEMGLFILVLFGMELILSVWTIRRQKKQSLIEQMRAME; this is translated from the coding sequence ATGACATGGCCTTTTGAGAATGATACCAGCGCCATTACAAAGAAGCTGGCAAAGAAAAGTTTGCAAAGCGAGAAGCGCCGGAATCTGATGGTGGTGATTGCCGTTGCGCTGGCGGCATTTCTGATCTGCTTTACGGGAATCGTGTCTACTTCCCTGACACAAATGCAGCGCAATCAGGTTGTCGATACTTATGAGGCGGTCTGGCTGGGCGTAGAGGAAAACGACATTGAAACCCTGAAAGGACTGCCGGAGTTTGAGCGCGTAGGCGGCTACTATATGCTGGGTGAGGAACTTTCAGAACAGGGCTATCATGCGTCCTATGTGTATTGTGACACACAAATGATGGAGATTACCAAGGCGCAGATGGAGTTATTAGAGGGCCGGGTTCCTGAAAAAGCAAATGAAATTGTCGTAAGCAAATACTTTCTTTCCACCTATGGAAACAATGCCAAGATCGGGGACACTGTGACCTTAGACACCGAGAGTTTTCATGGTGATTATGTCGTTACCGGCATTATGAACAGTGTAAATGAAAAGGAAGCGAATACCTGCGCGATCATTCTTTCCAAAGCTGCCCTGACAGAATGGAATGGGTTTGACCCGGCTGGCTATCGCGCCTATGTCCATTTCAAAAACAGCGATCAGTTGGGTGAGGAACTGATGACCTCTTATTGCAGGGAGATTGCAGAGGAATATCAGCTTCCTATGCCCAAAATGAACAGTAAGTATTTTGCCTATGCTTCTAAATCCTTTGATTTTGCACTAATGGCTGGCGTGATTGCCATTGTTCTGATCGGCGGCTATATTGTGATCCAGAGTATCTTCCGTATCTCCATCAATGACAAAATCAGGAGCTACGGGCAGCTTCGGACGATTGGCGCGACCCAAAAGCAAATCAAGCGGATTGTAAAGAACGAGGGACGCAAACTCGGCAGTATCGGGATTCTGATTGGTACAGTGCTGGGCGTATGCACTGGTTTTCTCCTGTTTTCCAAGGGATTTAACGCTGTTTCCTATGTGGCAACGGTTATTTTGACGCTTATAAGCAGTTGGCTCATGGTATCTGTTTCCATCCGTAAGCCGGTGAAAATTGCGGCAGGGATTTCTCCCATTGAAGCTGTCCGTTTTACCCCGGCGCAAAAGGACATCCGCAGTCGGAAAAAGAATATCAAACTCAATCCTATTTCAATGGGAATTGCGAATTTTAAGCGTGACCGCAAAAAGACAATCGCTATTATAGCGTCTTTGAGTTTGGGCGGAATTATCCTGCTTGTGGTATCCTCCATTGTTTTGTTGCGCTCACCAGAGGCACTTGCAAGACGGTTTTTCCCGGACGGCGACTATAAAATTTATTTGGATTCTGAAATGACAGAAGAAAAGGTTATGGCAGCGGGAAATCCATTGAATGAGGAATTGAAGCAGGAAATCTTATCTATTGATGGCGTTACAGATATAATTCCAAGCAGGCAATCTCTCCATGCAACTTATAAAACAGAGATTCATCAAGCTGGTGGTATGTGCGATATGCTGACCGACCAGAATTATGCGGCAGTTGAAGCGGCTCTGACAGAGGGAACCATGCCAACAGATTCCCGCAGTATTGTAATTGACTATAATGTGCTAAAGCAGAATGAGGATATGGGTGTTGGTTCAACCGTTGACTTTTATTTTGGAGAGGGGCAATCACCTATTTCTGTTACCATATCGGGATTGTATAATCCAGGCAAGGTATATTCAGGACATGGCAGGATGCACTTAGATGGGGCAATTCTTTTTGCACCAGAAGCGTTGTTCCACGAACTGCACCCTGAAATCACCTCTTTTGATTATTCATGGAGCATTGTGAATGACCCGAAAAAAACGGACTATGTAGGGGCTGAATTGAAAAATATTGTTGCCAGCCATAGTAATATTGCCTTAGATGAAATCAATACAGTGATTGAATATGAAGAAATGACAAATTCCTTTGCATTTGGAAGTATGGAGATACTTTCATGGCTGGTATTCCTCTTTGGTGTTATCAACCTGATTAACACGACACTCTCTAACCAGATAGCCCGAAAGCAGGAAAACAGTGTTTTGCGTTCCATCGGTCTGACCCAAAAACAGCTATGTAAAATGAACATCTGTGAGGGGCTGTGCTATGCGTTCTTCGCAACATTGGCGACGCTGATCGTTGGGCTTCCGGCTTCCATCTTTGCTTGCAGAAAAATGAGTGTAGGTGCTTTTGCCGGAAATGTAGTGCCTTATCAATTCCCGGTTTTGGAAATGGGCTTGTTCATTCTGGTGTTATTCGGAATGGAGCTGATCTTGTCTGTATGGACAATCCGCAGACAGAAAAAACAATCCCTGATTGAACAAATGCGGGCAATGGAATAA
- a CDS encoding GNAT family N-acetyltransferase: MVPLFIRAGLEVKPDEPVPENLITCFEVIRKKDHIRVGGAALVKKEGEYILRCVAIEKEYQGQGLGSMVVLAAVDEAKMYGAKRLLLNAKVPGFYKKLGFQIIPREASPIEFSDCQTCPRFHNGCDSEIMILEWE; this comes from the coding sequence ATGGTTCCTCTTTTTATCCGTGCAGGTCTGGAAGTGAAACCAGATGAGCCAGTCCCGGAGAATTTGATCACTTGTTTTGAAGTGATCCGAAAAAAAGATCATATACGGGTTGGCGGAGCGGCTCTTGTAAAAAAGGAAGGGGAATATATCCTTCGCTGTGTTGCCATTGAAAAGGAATATCAGGGGCAGGGACTTGGAAGCATGGTGGTGCTTGCGGCTGTCGATGAGGCAAAAATGTATGGGGCTAAGCGTCTTTTGCTTAATGCAAAGGTTCCTGGATTTTATAAGAAACTGGGGTTTCAGATTATTCCAAGAGAAGCGTCTCCAATTGAGTTTTCCGATTGCCAGACATGTCCCCGCTTTCATAACGGTTGTGACTCAGAGATTATGATTTTGGAATGGGAATAG
- a CDS encoding metallophosphoesterase has product MKILYVTDLHGDKNKYRKSLEIAMKQEIRVIVNGGDMLPKLGERHTEQPLFIKGFLSNYFSILQEHNITYLNMLGNDDLLSVDNLFEQTCGGFANVHNIAGKKIRIDEYEFIGMNQILDHPFGCKDRVVTETDYIPQRQLSFFAGISNEYGYDRIFDWLEYSKTELPLMCGILKELPEPESPKKTVYVMHMPPAGLRLGQLLYQDLDIGSVDIYEFLKAKQPLLSLHGHIHESPDTEKGSWMNQIGTTTCIQPGQTEFGDSSMVYAEIDLKSGVYARRIVNI; this is encoded by the coding sequence ATGAAAATACTTTATGTTACAGACCTGCATGGAGATAAAAATAAATACAGAAAATCATTAGAAATAGCTATGAAACAAGAGATCAGAGTTATTGTGAATGGTGGAGATATGCTTCCAAAATTGGGAGAAAGACATACAGAACAACCGTTATTTATCAAAGGATTTCTAAGTAATTACTTTTCCATATTGCAAGAACATAACATTACATACCTTAATATGCTGGGGAATGACGATTTGCTATCTGTGGATAATCTTTTTGAACAGACTTGTGGGGGATTCGCAAATGTTCATAATATAGCAGGTAAAAAAATCCGCATTGACGAATATGAATTTATTGGAATGAATCAGATTTTGGATCATCCCTTTGGATGTAAGGATCGAGTTGTTACAGAGACAGATTATATTCCCCAAAGACAACTTAGCTTTTTTGCCGGTATATCGAATGAATATGGTTATGACAGAATTTTTGACTGGTTGGAGTATTCCAAAACAGAACTTCCATTGATGTGTGGAATTTTGAAAGAACTGCCTGAACCGGAGAGTCCGAAGAAAACGGTATATGTTATGCACATGCCTCCTGCCGGATTGCGTTTGGGACAGCTTCTATATCAGGATTTGGATATAGGATCAGTAGATATTTATGAGTTCCTTAAAGCCAAACAGCCGTTACTTTCTCTGCACGGGCATATTCACGAAAGTCCTGATACAGAAAAAGGATCATGGATGAATCAGATAGGTACTACAACCTGTATTCAGCCAGGGCAGACAGAGTTTGGCGATAGTAGTATGGTTTATGCAGAGATAGATTTAAAAAGCGGAGTATATGCACGAAGAATTGTAAATATATAG
- a CDS encoding winged helix-turn-helix domain-containing protein, whose translation MQYILEQGVCHGTVFNSCHTSSVAKKNPLTEIQEGELYLCLEHRTVRVRERIINLTSKEFDILALLIANPKRVFTYELITDLVWKEDCDFYSRKAIHNHISKLRKKLRFEPDLPNYIESVAGIGYKFEQL comes from the coding sequence ATGCAATATATTTTGGAACAAGGAGTCTGTCATGGAACGGTATTCAATTCCTGTCACACTTCCTCCGTAGCAAAGAAGAATCCTCTAACAGAAATACAGGAAGGCGAGCTTTATCTATGCCTGGAACACCGCACTGTCAGGGTTAGAGAACGGATTATCAACCTGACAAGTAAGGAGTTTGATATACTGGCATTACTCATTGCCAATCCCAAACGTGTTTTTACTTACGAACTGATTACCGATTTGGTTTGGAAAGAGGATTGTGATTTCTATTCGAGAAAAGCCATTCATAATCATATAAGTAAATTGCGTAAGAAATTGCGCTTTGAACCGGATCTTCCAAACTATATCGAGAGTGTCGCCGGAATCGGCTATAAATTTGAACAACTATAA
- a CDS encoding response regulator: MKKILLIDDSDTYTWCLQKYLQHRGYPVKTASTLKEARAAIQEEMPLVVCCDLDLPDGSGMDFLDEVRAADKELPFILASCHDRDDYEQEAKRRGATLCMDKIKGTLLQDKLVAYAYRQLSGEKAPTFHKLLFVHAEDTSAGVLRAAMLQKGFDLILVPSIGEAKRRIFEDKEIELILCDVELQDGTAMELFHTLRRVAGMFQMKNPPVRLLPFFILTENNDLATEYEYRHEGVNDYITAPVNIPELIRRVLFFVE; this comes from the coding sequence ATGAAAAAGATACTGCTGATCGACGACAGCGACACCTATACATGGTGTCTGCAAAAATACTTACAGCACCGGGGCTACCCGGTGAAAACGGCTTCCACTCTGAAAGAAGCGCGTGCCGCCATCCAAGAGGAAATGCCGCTGGTGGTCTGCTGTGATCTCGACCTGCCGGACGGTTCCGGCATGGACTTTCTGGACGAGGTGCGAGCCGCAGACAAGGAGCTGCCTTTTATTCTGGCGTCCTGCCATGACAGGGACGACTACGAACAGGAGGCAAAGCGCAGGGGTGCGACGCTGTGCATGGACAAAATAAAAGGGACGCTGCTGCAAGATAAGCTGGTGGCATACGCCTACCGGCAGTTATCCGGCGAAAAGGCACCGACTTTTCACAAGCTGCTCTTTGTCCATGCGGAAGATACCAGTGCCGGAGTGCTGCGGGCGGCTATGCTGCAAAAGGGCTTTGACCTGATTCTGGTTCCCTCGATTGGGGAGGCCAAGCGCCGGATTTTTGAAGATAAGGAAATAGAACTGATCTTGTGTGATGTGGAACTGCAAGACGGCACAGCAATGGAGCTGTTTCATACGCTGCGGCGGGTGGCTGGGATGTTCCAAATGAAAAATCCCCCTGTCCGGCTTCTGCCGTTCTTTATCCTCACCGAGAACAACGACCTTGCCACGGAATATGAATACCGGCATGAGGGCGTGAACGACTATATCACCGCCCCGGTCAATATCCCGGAGCTGATCCGGCGGGTACTGTTCTTTGTGGAGTAG
- a CDS encoding amino acid ABC transporter permease has translation MDWEFCVSAFGSMMNALPVTLSLTGISFVLSLILAVIIAVIDYFKIPVLRQIFAVYVSFFRGTPLIPQLFLLYFGIPTFVPALRDVPAFYVCIVGLTLNAAAYMKEVVRGALLSVPEGQKEAALAHGMTPMQTMMRIVLPQAARVAIPALFNNLVDIVKGTSMAFTIGVVEITAAADLRASVTFNYFEAYMVLMLLYWVIILILERLEAVVEKRLSVGYIR, from the coding sequence ATGGATTGGGAATTTTGTGTCAGTGCTTTTGGCTCTATGATGAATGCGCTTCCAGTGACATTATCTTTGACAGGAATTTCATTTGTATTGTCTCTGATTCTTGCAGTGATCATTGCCGTCATAGATTATTTCAAAATTCCGGTACTGCGTCAGATTTTTGCAGTATATGTGTCGTTTTTCAGGGGGACTCCATTGATCCCGCAGCTTTTTCTGCTGTATTTTGGAATTCCTACATTTGTCCCGGCTCTTCGGGATGTTCCGGCGTTTTATGTTTGTATTGTAGGGCTTACCCTGAATGCGGCGGCTTATATGAAAGAAGTGGTCCGCGGGGCGCTTCTTTCCGTTCCCGAGGGGCAGAAAGAGGCGGCGCTTGCCCATGGAATGACGCCGATGCAGACAATGATGCGGATCGTATTGCCGCAGGCGGCACGTGTTGCAATACCTGCATTGTTTAATAATCTTGTGGATATTGTAAAGGGAACTTCGATGGCTTTTACAATTGGCGTTGTTGAGATTACTGCGGCAGCTGATCTGAGGGCGTCCGTTACATTCAACTATTTTGAAGCGTATATGGTTTTGATGCTGCTTTATTGGGTTATTATTCTGATTTTAGAGCGGCTGGAGGCTGTTGTGGAAAAACGTCTGTCTGTGGGTTACATCAGATAA
- a CDS encoding RNA polymerase subunit sigma-24 encodes MKKINLRDYYPYYTQDMIVEVPDEVALLLREYMLLEEAYRIRTYRYKAFYSLDRDEGIEREILQKPLNPAEVWEQRQMTELIYKGLSKLPVKQRQRIYAHFFLGMSKADIAKAEGTHKSRITRSIEAGLRSLEKYFKEIL; translated from the coding sequence ATGAAGAAAATCAATCTTCGGGATTATTACCCGTATTATACACAGGACATGATCGTTGAGGTGCCGGATGAAGTTGCTTTGTTGCTTCGGGAATATATGTTGTTGGAAGAAGCCTATCGGATTCGTACATACCGCTATAAAGCATTTTACTCTCTGGATCGAGACGAAGGTATTGAGCGTGAGATATTGCAAAAGCCTCTTAACCCGGCAGAAGTTTGGGAACAGCGTCAAATGACGGAGTTGATTTATAAAGGTCTTTCCAAACTTCCGGTAAAGCAGCGCCAACGGATCTATGCACACTTTTTCCTTGGCATGAGCAAAGCAGATATTGCCAAAGCGGAAGGAACACACAAAAGCCGGATCACCCGTTCTATCGAAGCCGGATTGCGTAGTCTGGAAAAATATTTCAAAGAAATTTTATAA